A single genomic interval of Oreochromis aureus strain Israel breed Guangdong linkage group 12, ZZ_aureus, whole genome shotgun sequence harbors:
- the ikbkb gene encoding inhibitor of nuclear factor kappa-B kinase subunit beta isoform X1, translated as MNRVPLQQPQSCGPWELKERLGTGGFGNVTRWQNKDTEEQIAIKQCRQELSERNKERWCLEIQIMKRLDHVNVVAAREVPQGMQKLVATNDLPLLAMEYCQGGDLRKYLNILENCCGMREGSILILLRDISSALTYLHKKRIIHRDLKPENIVLQQGEKRLIHKIIDLGYAKELDQSSLCTSFVGTLQYLAPELIERQRYTVTVDYWSFGTLVFECIAGFRPFLPTWQPVPWHNKLRQKQDNIIIVYEDLTGDVRFSEHIPQPNNLNSLLLKKMERWLKLMLKWSPQERGKDPSATPSDCFSQLELLLQIKLVHVLNMSSAKILTYSVSDDETVANLQLRIEKDSNIPAANQELLLEAGLALEPHALATQCAVDYTEIDGRRTDFPLVFLFDRSSCVYEPQFAPRTLPENIRFVQTDPNYVLAYSPLRRTCGQAWHTIRSLKEDWQRLQQGQKAAIMSLLRHNSSLSKQKNEMVSMYQRLIAKLDFFTTSLHIDMDKYQEQTATGIASDKLLGVWREMEQTAVSCGQVKVSELEEEMMQLQPDIVDVQRQPWRSGEALDTLEGKAMELFRKLREKPRDQRCAGDSQEVVRLVVQAVQFYEKKLRDFYTHLSKTALCRQRVMELLPKVEGVVQKMAESEQVLMSLQERRQRELWNLLKVACSKVRSPVSGSPDGLRTPSSVLTPRHSLQQLDESLVEENRTFESRLQSLLHDTIQESENSMEMLREWTWLRGGQDFSSDLS; from the exons GACACAGAGGAGCAGATTGCTATAAAGCAATGCCGCCAAGAGCTGAGTGAGAGAAACAAGGAGAGATGGTGTCTGGAGATCCAGATCATGAAAAG GTTGGATCATGTCAATGTGGTTGCTGCCCGAGAGGTTCCTCAAGGAATGCAGAAACTGGTGGCCACCAATGATCTGCCATTGCTGGCCATGGAGTACTGTCAGGGTGGAGATCTGAGAAAG TATCTGAACATTTTGGAAAACTGCTGTGGAATGAGGGAGGGGTCCATTTTGATTCTGTTACGGGATATTT cttcagctttaaccTACCTCCATAAGAAGAGGATCATTCACAGGGATCTGAAACCAGAAAACATTGTGCTGCAGCAGGGAGAGAAGAGA TTGATCCACAAGATTATAGATCTTGGCTATGCTAAAGAGTTGGATCAGAGCAGTCTTTGCACATCATTTGTGGGAACCCTGCAGTACTTA GCTCCAGAGCTCATAGAAAGGCAGAGGTACACGGTCACTGTGGACTACTGGAGCTTTGGGACTTTGGTGTTTGAGTGTATCGCAGGATTTCGGCCTTTCCTGCCAACGTGGCAACCTGTTCCCTG gcACAACAAACTCAGGCAGAAGCAGGACAATATTATTATCGTCTACGAGGACCTCACTGGGGATGTCCGCTTTTCCGAACACATCCCTCAGCCCAACAACCTGAACAG TCTGTTATTAAAGAAGATGGAGAGGTGGCTGAAGCTGATGTTAAAGTGGTCTCCTCAGGAGAGAGGCAAAGACCCCAGTGCTACCCCCAGCGACTGCTTCTCCCAGCTGGAGCTCTTATTGCAAATCAAG CTGGTTCATGTCTTGAACATGTCGTCTGCAAAGATCCTCACTTACTCAGTATCCGACGATGAGACGGTGGCCAACCTGCAGCTAAGAATAGAAAAGGATAGCAACATCCCTGCAGCCAATCAGGAGCTGCTGCTTGAGGCGGGGTTGGCCTTGGAGCCTCATGCGTTGGCCACACAGTGCGCCGTAGATTACACT GAGATAGATGGAAGAAGAACAGACTTTCCTCTGGTTTTCCTCTTTGATCGTTCCTCTTGTGTTTATGAACCTCAGTTTGCTCCTCGAACTCTCCCTGAAAATATCCGCTTTGTCC AAACCGACCCTAACTACGTTCTGGCTTACAGCCCTCTGAGGAGGACTTGTGGCCAAGCTTGGCACACCATCCGCTCTCTCAAGGAAGATTGGCAAAGACTGCAGCAGGGGCAGAAAGCTGCCAT catGAGTCTGCTGAGACACAACTCTTCACTGTCCAAACAGAAGAATGAGATGGTGTCCATGTACCAGAGACTCATTGCCAAACTGGATTTTTTTACCACCAGCCTTCACATAGACATGGATAAATACCAGGAGCAGACAGCCACAGGGATTG catcagACAAACTGCTGGGTGTGTGGAGAGAGATGGAGCAAACTGCTGTCAGCTGTGGTCAG GTTAAGGTGAGTgagttggaggaggagatgatgcaGCTGCAGCCAGACATAGTGGATGTGCAGCGGCAGCCATGGAGGAGTGGAGAGGCCTTGGATACACT TGAAGGAAAAGCCATGGAGCTGTTCCGAAAACTCAGAGAGAAGCCCAGAG ACCAGAGGTGTGCAGGAGACAGTCAGGAGGTGGTGCGTCTGGTGGTTCAGGCTGTGCAGTTCTATGAGAAGAAGCTCAGAGATTTCTACACACACCTCAG TAAGACTGCACTGTGCCGCCAGCGTGTGATGGAATTACTGCCGAAGGTGGAGGGCGTGGTCCAGAAAATGGCGGAAAGCGAACAAGTGCTGATGAGTCTGCAGGAGAGACGACAGAGGGAGCTGTGGAACCTGCTCAAAGTCGCCTGT AGTAAAGTTCGCAGTCCAGTGAGTGGGAGTCCTGATGGATTACGTACCCCGTCGTCAGTACTGACTCCCAGACACAGCTTACAACAACT TGATGAGTCTCTTGTGGAGGAGAACAGGACATTTGAGAGCCGCCTTCAGAGTTTGCTGCATGACACCATCCAGGAATCTGAGAACAGTATGGAG ATGCTGAGGGAGTGGACGTGGCTGCGTGGAGGCCAGGATTTCTCCAGTGACCTCTCATAA
- the ikbkb gene encoding inhibitor of nuclear factor kappa-B kinase subunit beta isoform X2: MNRVPLQQPQSCGPWELKERLGTGGFGNVTRWQNKDTEEQIAIKQCRQELSERNKERWCLEIQIMKRLDHVNVVAAREVPQGMQKLVATNDLPLLAMEYCQGGDLRKYLNILENCCGMREGSILILLRDISSALTYLHKKRIIHRDLKPENIVLQQGEKRLIHKIIDLGYAKELDQSSLCTSFVGTLQYLAPELIERQRYTVTVDYWSFGTLVFECIAGFRPFLPTWQPVPWHNKLRQKQDNIIIVYEDLTGDVRFSEHIPQPNNLNSLLLKKMERWLKLMLKWSPQERGKDPSATPSDCFSQLELLLQIKLVHVLNMSSAKILTYSVSDDETVANLQLRIEKDSNIPAANQELLLEAGLALEPHALATQCAVDYTEIDGRRTDFPLVFLFDRSSCVYEPQFAPRTLPENIRFVQTDPNYVLAYSPLRRTCGQAWHTIRSLKEDWQRLQQGQKAAIMSLLRHNSSLSKQKNEMVSMYQRLIAKLDFFTTSLHIDMDKYQEQTATGIASDKLLGVWREMEQTAVSCGQVKVSELEEEMMQLQPDIVDVQRQPWRSGEALDTLEGKAMELFRKLREKPRDQRCAGDSQEVVRLVVQAVQFYEKKLRDFYTHLRGSSLSREAGRTQRHSQAS; encoded by the exons GACACAGAGGAGCAGATTGCTATAAAGCAATGCCGCCAAGAGCTGAGTGAGAGAAACAAGGAGAGATGGTGTCTGGAGATCCAGATCATGAAAAG GTTGGATCATGTCAATGTGGTTGCTGCCCGAGAGGTTCCTCAAGGAATGCAGAAACTGGTGGCCACCAATGATCTGCCATTGCTGGCCATGGAGTACTGTCAGGGTGGAGATCTGAGAAAG TATCTGAACATTTTGGAAAACTGCTGTGGAATGAGGGAGGGGTCCATTTTGATTCTGTTACGGGATATTT cttcagctttaaccTACCTCCATAAGAAGAGGATCATTCACAGGGATCTGAAACCAGAAAACATTGTGCTGCAGCAGGGAGAGAAGAGA TTGATCCACAAGATTATAGATCTTGGCTATGCTAAAGAGTTGGATCAGAGCAGTCTTTGCACATCATTTGTGGGAACCCTGCAGTACTTA GCTCCAGAGCTCATAGAAAGGCAGAGGTACACGGTCACTGTGGACTACTGGAGCTTTGGGACTTTGGTGTTTGAGTGTATCGCAGGATTTCGGCCTTTCCTGCCAACGTGGCAACCTGTTCCCTG gcACAACAAACTCAGGCAGAAGCAGGACAATATTATTATCGTCTACGAGGACCTCACTGGGGATGTCCGCTTTTCCGAACACATCCCTCAGCCCAACAACCTGAACAG TCTGTTATTAAAGAAGATGGAGAGGTGGCTGAAGCTGATGTTAAAGTGGTCTCCTCAGGAGAGAGGCAAAGACCCCAGTGCTACCCCCAGCGACTGCTTCTCCCAGCTGGAGCTCTTATTGCAAATCAAG CTGGTTCATGTCTTGAACATGTCGTCTGCAAAGATCCTCACTTACTCAGTATCCGACGATGAGACGGTGGCCAACCTGCAGCTAAGAATAGAAAAGGATAGCAACATCCCTGCAGCCAATCAGGAGCTGCTGCTTGAGGCGGGGTTGGCCTTGGAGCCTCATGCGTTGGCCACACAGTGCGCCGTAGATTACACT GAGATAGATGGAAGAAGAACAGACTTTCCTCTGGTTTTCCTCTTTGATCGTTCCTCTTGTGTTTATGAACCTCAGTTTGCTCCTCGAACTCTCCCTGAAAATATCCGCTTTGTCC AAACCGACCCTAACTACGTTCTGGCTTACAGCCCTCTGAGGAGGACTTGTGGCCAAGCTTGGCACACCATCCGCTCTCTCAAGGAAGATTGGCAAAGACTGCAGCAGGGGCAGAAAGCTGCCAT catGAGTCTGCTGAGACACAACTCTTCACTGTCCAAACAGAAGAATGAGATGGTGTCCATGTACCAGAGACTCATTGCCAAACTGGATTTTTTTACCACCAGCCTTCACATAGACATGGATAAATACCAGGAGCAGACAGCCACAGGGATTG catcagACAAACTGCTGGGTGTGTGGAGAGAGATGGAGCAAACTGCTGTCAGCTGTGGTCAG GTTAAGGTGAGTgagttggaggaggagatgatgcaGCTGCAGCCAGACATAGTGGATGTGCAGCGGCAGCCATGGAGGAGTGGAGAGGCCTTGGATACACT TGAAGGAAAAGCCATGGAGCTGTTCCGAAAACTCAGAGAGAAGCCCAGAG ACCAGAGGTGTGCAGGAGACAGTCAGGAGGTGGTGCGTCTGGTGGTTCAGGCTGTGCAGTTCTATGAGAAGAAGCTCAGAGATTTCTACACACACCTCAG gggcagcagcctaagcagagaggCTGGGAGAACACAAAGGCATTCCCAAGCCAGCTGA
- the vdac3 gene encoding voltage-dependent anion-selective channel protein 3 isoform X2 — protein sequence MAVPPGYSDLGKSAKDIFSKGFGYGILKLDVKTKSQSGVEFTTSGSNNTDTGRSGGHLETKYKMKDLGLTFNQKWNTDNTLTTEITLEDQLANGLKLGLDTSFVPNTGKKSAKLKTSYKRDFVNVGCDLDFDMAGPTVHTAAVLGFEGWLAGYQMAFDTAKSKLIKNNFALGYKAGDFQLHTSVNDGTEFGGSIYQKVNSNLETAVNLAWTAGSNNTRFGLGAKYQLDKDASLSAKVNNACLVGVGYTQTLRPGVKLTLSALIDGKNVNAGGHKIGLGFELEA from the exons ATGGCCGTCCCTCCTGGATACTCGGATCTGGGGAAATCTGCCAAAGATATCTTCAGTAAAGGCTTTG GCTATGGAATACTGAAACTAGATGTTAAGACCAAGTCTCAAAGTGGAGTT GAGTTCACCACTTCTGGCTCCAACAACACAGATACAGGGAGGTCAGGAGGCCACCTGGAGACCAAGTACAAAATGAAAGATCTGGGCCTCACCTTCAACCAGAAGTGGAACACTGACAACACTCTAACAACAGAAATCACGTTGGAGGACCAG CTGGCTAACGGCCTGAAGCTCGGTCTGGACACATCATTTGTGCCGAACACTGG CAAGAAGAGCGCCAAACTGAAGACCAGCTACAAGCGGGACTTTGTGAATGTGGGCTGTGACCTGGACTTCGACATGGCCGGCCCCACTGTCCACACAGCGGCCGTGCTTGGCTTCGAGGGCTGGCTGGCTGGTTACCAGATGGCTTTCGACACTGCCAAATCTAAACTCATCAAGAACAACTTTGCCCTTGGATACAAGGCTGGTGATTTCCAACTTCATACCAGCGT TAATGATGGCACAGAGTTCGGTGGCTCCATTTACCAAAAGGTGAACAGCAACCTGGAAACAGCCGTCAACCTGGCCTGGACAGCAGGCAGCAATAACACACGCTTTGGACTTGGAGCCAAATACCAGCTGGATAAGGATGCATCCCTCTCT GCCAAGGTTAACAACGCCTGCCTCGTTGGAGTTggatacacacaaacactcaggcCAG GAGTGAAGCTCaccctctctgctctgatcgACGGGAAGAACGTGAACGCCGGTGGACACAAAATCGGCCTCGGTTTCGAGCTGGAGGCGTAA
- the vdac3 gene encoding voltage-dependent anion-selective channel protein 3 isoform X1 has translation MAQNVGIVLQQDMPGKGKHAENKDHCVTCQSHAPKGHGTMAVPPGYSDLGKSAKDIFSKGFGYGILKLDVKTKSQSGVEFTTSGSNNTDTGRSGGHLETKYKMKDLGLTFNQKWNTDNTLTTEITLEDQLANGLKLGLDTSFVPNTGKKSAKLKTSYKRDFVNVGCDLDFDMAGPTVHTAAVLGFEGWLAGYQMAFDTAKSKLIKNNFALGYKAGDFQLHTSVNDGTEFGGSIYQKVNSNLETAVNLAWTAGSNNTRFGLGAKYQLDKDASLSAKVNNACLVGVGYTQTLRPGVKLTLSALIDGKNVNAGGHKIGLGFELEA, from the exons ATGGCACAGAATGTTGGGATTGTACTGCAGCAGGACATGCCAGGAAAAGGCAAACATGcagaaaacaaagaccactgTGTGACGTGTCAGAGCCACGCACCAAAGGGACATG GCACAATGGCCGTCCCTCCTGGATACTCGGATCTGGGGAAATCTGCCAAAGATATCTTCAGTAAAGGCTTTG GCTATGGAATACTGAAACTAGATGTTAAGACCAAGTCTCAAAGTGGAGTT GAGTTCACCACTTCTGGCTCCAACAACACAGATACAGGGAGGTCAGGAGGCCACCTGGAGACCAAGTACAAAATGAAAGATCTGGGCCTCACCTTCAACCAGAAGTGGAACACTGACAACACTCTAACAACAGAAATCACGTTGGAGGACCAG CTGGCTAACGGCCTGAAGCTCGGTCTGGACACATCATTTGTGCCGAACACTGG CAAGAAGAGCGCCAAACTGAAGACCAGCTACAAGCGGGACTTTGTGAATGTGGGCTGTGACCTGGACTTCGACATGGCCGGCCCCACTGTCCACACAGCGGCCGTGCTTGGCTTCGAGGGCTGGCTGGCTGGTTACCAGATGGCTTTCGACACTGCCAAATCTAAACTCATCAAGAACAACTTTGCCCTTGGATACAAGGCTGGTGATTTCCAACTTCATACCAGCGT TAATGATGGCACAGAGTTCGGTGGCTCCATTTACCAAAAGGTGAACAGCAACCTGGAAACAGCCGTCAACCTGGCCTGGACAGCAGGCAGCAATAACACACGCTTTGGACTTGGAGCCAAATACCAGCTGGATAAGGATGCATCCCTCTCT GCCAAGGTTAACAACGCCTGCCTCGTTGGAGTTggatacacacaaacactcaggcCAG GAGTGAAGCTCaccctctctgctctgatcgACGGGAAGAACGTGAACGCCGGTGGACACAAAATCGGCCTCGGTTTCGAGCTGGAGGCGTAA
- the enkd1 gene encoding enkurin domain-containing protein 1 isoform X1, which produces MCEGPSSISGPIPPDPSLFPQYYKRPASARGRLEGNHDGTLALLSGPLAPDPVLYPGCYSARTPAQHPRISPNATHILERGRKGIVGELLKIDSVSISPVPKQKQRVMHDFGKENVRRLREIQKRCKEQEAGRAQSRAVPVKALWTTSKYQNVPSKVMAQLQVSSPSVKPQCQNFLKAHSCGGSASPQRPQSKTSRVAEQRRASCNSTQDLDLQLQVQGQTIDFIKHNARTAGKTVLRRSQSLTNLRDKPVPSAVKGQVPQYLQERKEQWRKEKEERRRNAPDPTIPAGHTLMPENKRQETLKSLKETHRSLVTELLSLPLKADNLSIRSRRAQLDCRLSEIEEAIKIFSRDRVFVKIDS; this is translated from the exons ATGTGTGAGGGACCTTCGTCTATATCTGGGCCAATTCCCCCGGATCCTTCTCTGTTTCCCCAGTACTACAAGCGACCAGCTTCAG CTCGGGGTCGTTTAGAGGGAAACCATGATGGAACTTTGGCCCTGCTTTCAGGGCCCCTTGCTCCAGATCCTGTGTTGTACCCAGGTTGCTACAGTGCTCGTACCCCAGCACAACACCCCCGCATCAGCCCCAATGCTACCCATATCCTGGAACGAGGTCGGAAAGGGATTGTAGGGGAATTACTAAAAATAGACAGTGTTTCTATCTCTCCTGTTCCAAAACAGA AACAGCGAGTGATGCATGATTTTGGTAAAGAGAATGTCCGTCGACTGCGAGAGATCCAGAAACGCTGCAAAGAGCAGGAGGCTGGGAGGGCACAATCACGCGCTGTTCCAGTTAAAGCTCTTTGGACCACCTCAAAATACCAGAATGTCCCATCCAAGGTGATGGCTCAGCTGCAG GTTTCCAGTCCAAGTGTTAAGCCACAGTGTCAAAACTTTCTGAAGGCGCATTCCTGTGGTGGGTCTGCTTCCCCACAGAGGCCACAGTCCAAAACTTCACGTGTAGCTGAGCAGCGTCGGGCCTCCTGCAACTCTACACAGGACCTGGACTTGCAA TTACAGGTTCAAGGTCAGACAATAGACTTCATAAAACATAATGCCCGGACTGCAGGAAAAACTGTGCTTCGGAGGTCCCAGTCACTGACAAACCTCAGAGATAAGCCTGTACCCAGTGCAGTCAAGGGCCAGGTTCCTCAATA CCTTCAGGAAAGGAAGGAGCAGTGGCgtaaagagaaagaagaaaggagGAGGAATGCTCCTGATCCTACGATCCCAGCTGGACACACGTTGATGCCTGAGAATAAGAGACAGGAGACTCTGAAGTCCTTAAAAGAAA cccACCGCTCCCTGGTGACGGAGCTGCTCTCCCTGCCTCTCAAAGCTGACAATCTGAGTATTCGCTCACGCCGGGCCCAACTTGACTGTAGGCTTTCTGAAATTGAAGAAGCCATAAAAATTTTCTCCAGGGACAGAGTTTTTGTAAAAATAGATTCTTAA
- the enkd1 gene encoding enkurin domain-containing protein 1 isoform X2 has product MCEGPSSISGPIPPDPSLFPQYYKRPASARGRLEGNHDGTLALLSGPLAPDPVLYPGCYSARTPAQHPRISPNATHILERGRKGIVGELLKIDSVSISPVPKQKQRVMHDFGKENVRRLREIQKRCKEQEAGRAQSRAVPVKALWTTSKYQNVPSKVSSPSVKPQCQNFLKAHSCGGSASPQRPQSKTSRVAEQRRASCNSTQDLDLQLQVQGQTIDFIKHNARTAGKTVLRRSQSLTNLRDKPVPSAVKGQVPQYLQERKEQWRKEKEERRRNAPDPTIPAGHTLMPENKRQETLKSLKETHRSLVTELLSLPLKADNLSIRSRRAQLDCRLSEIEEAIKIFSRDRVFVKIDS; this is encoded by the exons ATGTGTGAGGGACCTTCGTCTATATCTGGGCCAATTCCCCCGGATCCTTCTCTGTTTCCCCAGTACTACAAGCGACCAGCTTCAG CTCGGGGTCGTTTAGAGGGAAACCATGATGGAACTTTGGCCCTGCTTTCAGGGCCCCTTGCTCCAGATCCTGTGTTGTACCCAGGTTGCTACAGTGCTCGTACCCCAGCACAACACCCCCGCATCAGCCCCAATGCTACCCATATCCTGGAACGAGGTCGGAAAGGGATTGTAGGGGAATTACTAAAAATAGACAGTGTTTCTATCTCTCCTGTTCCAAAACAGA AACAGCGAGTGATGCATGATTTTGGTAAAGAGAATGTCCGTCGACTGCGAGAGATCCAGAAACGCTGCAAAGAGCAGGAGGCTGGGAGGGCACAATCACGCGCTGTTCCAGTTAAAGCTCTTTGGACCACCTCAAAATACCAGAATGTCCCATCCAAG GTTTCCAGTCCAAGTGTTAAGCCACAGTGTCAAAACTTTCTGAAGGCGCATTCCTGTGGTGGGTCTGCTTCCCCACAGAGGCCACAGTCCAAAACTTCACGTGTAGCTGAGCAGCGTCGGGCCTCCTGCAACTCTACACAGGACCTGGACTTGCAA TTACAGGTTCAAGGTCAGACAATAGACTTCATAAAACATAATGCCCGGACTGCAGGAAAAACTGTGCTTCGGAGGTCCCAGTCACTGACAAACCTCAGAGATAAGCCTGTACCCAGTGCAGTCAAGGGCCAGGTTCCTCAATA CCTTCAGGAAAGGAAGGAGCAGTGGCgtaaagagaaagaagaaaggagGAGGAATGCTCCTGATCCTACGATCCCAGCTGGACACACGTTGATGCCTGAGAATAAGAGACAGGAGACTCTGAAGTCCTTAAAAGAAA cccACCGCTCCCTGGTGACGGAGCTGCTCTCCCTGCCTCTCAAAGCTGACAATCTGAGTATTCGCTCACGCCGGGCCCAACTTGACTGTAGGCTTTCTGAAATTGAAGAAGCCATAAAAATTTTCTCCAGGGACAGAGTTTTTGTAAAAATAGATTCTTAA
- the enkd1 gene encoding enkurin domain-containing protein 1 isoform X3, with protein MCEGPSSISGPIPPDPSLFPQYYKRPASARGRLEGNHDGTLALLSGPLAPDPVLYPGCYSARTPAQHPRISPNATHILERGRKGIVGELLKIDSVSISPVPKQKQRVMHDFGKENVRRLREIQKRCKEQEAGRAQSRAVPVKALWTTSKYQNVPSKVMAQLQVSSPSVKPQCQNFLKAHSCGGSASPQRPQSKTSRVAEQRRASCNSTQDLDLQLQVQGQTIDFIKHNARTAGKTVLRRSQSLTNLRDKPVPSAVKGQVPQYLQERKEQWRKEKEERRRNAPDPTIPAGHTLMPENKRQETLKSLKEIWPNNLDYKYGKLIHCCRKKRGKKDWAVSLLKSLLFLPPVLSHPSQ; from the exons ATGTGTGAGGGACCTTCGTCTATATCTGGGCCAATTCCCCCGGATCCTTCTCTGTTTCCCCAGTACTACAAGCGACCAGCTTCAG CTCGGGGTCGTTTAGAGGGAAACCATGATGGAACTTTGGCCCTGCTTTCAGGGCCCCTTGCTCCAGATCCTGTGTTGTACCCAGGTTGCTACAGTGCTCGTACCCCAGCACAACACCCCCGCATCAGCCCCAATGCTACCCATATCCTGGAACGAGGTCGGAAAGGGATTGTAGGGGAATTACTAAAAATAGACAGTGTTTCTATCTCTCCTGTTCCAAAACAGA AACAGCGAGTGATGCATGATTTTGGTAAAGAGAATGTCCGTCGACTGCGAGAGATCCAGAAACGCTGCAAAGAGCAGGAGGCTGGGAGGGCACAATCACGCGCTGTTCCAGTTAAAGCTCTTTGGACCACCTCAAAATACCAGAATGTCCCATCCAAGGTGATGGCTCAGCTGCAG GTTTCCAGTCCAAGTGTTAAGCCACAGTGTCAAAACTTTCTGAAGGCGCATTCCTGTGGTGGGTCTGCTTCCCCACAGAGGCCACAGTCCAAAACTTCACGTGTAGCTGAGCAGCGTCGGGCCTCCTGCAACTCTACACAGGACCTGGACTTGCAA TTACAGGTTCAAGGTCAGACAATAGACTTCATAAAACATAATGCCCGGACTGCAGGAAAAACTGTGCTTCGGAGGTCCCAGTCACTGACAAACCTCAGAGATAAGCCTGTACCCAGTGCAGTCAAGGGCCAGGTTCCTCAATA CCTTCAGGAAAGGAAGGAGCAGTGGCgtaaagagaaagaagaaaggagGAGGAATGCTCCTGATCCTACGATCCCAGCTGGACACACGTTGATGCCTGAGAATAAGAGACAGGAGACTCTGAAGTCCTTAAAAGAAA TTTGGCCAAACAATCTGGACTATAAATATGGCAAACTAATCCACTGCTGtaggaaaaaaagggggaaaaaagactgGGCTGTCAGTCTGTTGAAAAGCCTATTATTTCTTCCTCCAGTGCTCAGCCATCCGTCACAATAA